Proteins from a genomic interval of Verrucomicrobiia bacterium:
- a CDS encoding zeta toxin family protein, with protein sequence MRRGGSSAESAVSWIEYLDRRPIVVAIAGPNGAGKSTFFESHLKSAGLRFLNADAVARELEVDAYEAARMIAALRIELLNQRESFIFETVFSDPVGDKLNFLKQAGQSGYAVVLCFVGISSAETSDQRVAMRVFQGGHDVPPEKLVQRFPRTLANLAAAVRELPCVVVFDNEDLKAPFRHVTTCGNGQTLQLNEPVPSWFKRLL encoded by the coding sequence ATGAGGCGCGGCGGCAGTTCCGCAGAAAGTGCGGTTTCCTGGATCGAGTATCTCGATCGCCGCCCCATCGTGGTTGCGATCGCCGGCCCAAATGGCGCGGGAAAATCCACCTTCTTCGAGTCACATCTCAAATCAGCGGGTCTGCGTTTTCTCAATGCCGACGCGGTCGCGCGGGAATTGGAGGTGGATGCTTACGAAGCGGCCCGGATGATTGCGGCGCTACGGATCGAGCTGCTGAACCAGCGTGAGAGCTTCATATTTGAGACGGTGTTTTCGGATCCCGTGGGCGACAAGCTGAATTTTTTAAAACAAGCGGGGCAATCGGGCTATGCCGTCGTCCTCTGTTTTGTGGGAATTTCCAGCGCAGAAACTTCGGATCAACGCGTGGCGATGCGAGTCTTCCAAGGCGGGCATGACGTGCCGCCGGAGAAGTTGGTTCAGCGCTTCCCGCGCACGCTCGCGAATCTCGCTGCAGCCGTTCGCGAACTGCCTTGTGTCGTGGTGTTTGACAACGAGGACTTGAAAGCGCCGTTCCGTCATGTGACTACCTGCGGAAATGGTCAAACTCTGCAGTTGAACGAACCAGTTCCCTCCTGGTTCAAACGTCTTCTGTAA